One segment of Burkholderia multivorans ATCC BAA-247 DNA contains the following:
- a CDS encoding type VI immunity family protein: MSNDNERRIQELAQAGMMPFAILEPRYPHDGIGAALVVRASLYFKGGYTRDKRDALAWVFDRYVEIARQASAPNTDHPLRWLWFNGKKALPLAKAPALSALASSVGANEGFDATFVGGETARDASFYEFTTFCLEQFQAELGTRGLDVLVFTFPAPFVRTNPTPFIRLFRDAAAAVDAIHGHAGLAVNLSPTSRTENESSEYLMAQQLGPGVDVGSPIAMKVRDLTDRIKTVDWLTLIDKPMLAKVGGIATLQSALPTDWYDLTPCAQGLLIRAGTIPEAGVQGATGALAPPPAYVVVNAALRAIVADTVSILQRGTANGDAPVYNTQTSSNAWLRRFDVSENELLNAKAAVLDTPKLPPQSLVTKQ; this comes from the coding sequence ATGAGCAACGATAACGAACGACGGATTCAGGAGCTGGCCCAGGCCGGCATGATGCCGTTCGCGATTCTCGAACCGCGTTACCCTCACGATGGTATCGGCGCCGCTCTGGTTGTGCGCGCGTCCCTGTACTTCAAAGGTGGGTACACCCGTGACAAACGCGACGCGCTTGCATGGGTCTTCGATCGGTATGTCGAGATCGCCCGTCAGGCGAGCGCCCCCAACACTGACCATCCATTGAGGTGGCTCTGGTTCAATGGTAAGAAGGCGCTTCCCCTTGCGAAAGCACCCGCGCTGTCAGCACTCGCATCCAGTGTCGGCGCAAACGAAGGTTTCGATGCAACTTTCGTCGGCGGCGAGACAGCGCGTGATGCATCTTTCTACGAATTCACAACTTTCTGCCTGGAACAGTTCCAGGCTGAACTCGGCACTCGGGGTCTCGACGTTCTAGTTTTCACGTTCCCGGCCCCTTTCGTCCGGACGAACCCGACTCCCTTCATACGACTCTTCCGCGATGCGGCCGCCGCTGTGGACGCGATCCACGGCCATGCCGGACTCGCGGTAAATCTGTCACCGACGAGCCGAACTGAAAACGAAAGCAGCGAATATCTTATGGCGCAGCAGCTCGGGCCCGGTGTCGACGTAGGTAGTCCAATTGCTATGAAAGTGCGTGACCTTACGGACAGAATCAAGACTGTCGACTGGCTCACCCTGATCGATAAGCCAATGCTGGCAAAGGTTGGCGGCATCGCCACGCTGCAATCCGCACTACCGACAGACTGGTACGACTTAACGCCGTGCGCGCAAGGACTGTTGATCCGCGCGGGCACAATCCCCGAAGCCGGCGTGCAGGGAGCGACCGGCGCCCTGGCGCCACCACCGGCTTATGTCGTAGTCAACGCTGCTTTGCGCGCGATCGTTGCAGATACGGTTTCGATTCTTCAACGTGGCACGGCAAATGGAGACGCACCGGTCTACAACACGCAGACCAGCAGTAACGCATGGCTCCGGCGATTCGACGTCTCTGAGAACGAATTGCTGAACGCCAAAGCGGCCGTGCTCGATACGCCGAAACTCCCCCCCCAGAGTCTAGTCACAAAGCAATAA
- a CDS encoding PAAR domain-containing protein: MGFAFIREGDTTSHGGRVLACDPTNTVDGKALALLGDMVSCPRCGGVFPIVKVKTELHMTFNGRPVASDGDMTACGATLIASQSNATASPTEGAGHPIGGGHSVVAQQASADQSGPHRGRFQVLDDDTGKPVANHPYTVTGSDGSTITGTTDEDGYTDWLETARAASLSFKRST, encoded by the coding sequence ATGGGATTCGCATTCATTCGAGAAGGCGACACGACGTCTCACGGCGGCCGCGTGCTCGCATGTGATCCGACCAATACGGTCGACGGTAAAGCATTGGCCCTGCTCGGCGACATGGTGTCGTGTCCGCGTTGCGGCGGTGTCTTCCCGATCGTGAAGGTAAAGACCGAACTGCACATGACATTCAACGGCCGGCCGGTAGCGTCAGACGGCGACATGACGGCGTGCGGCGCGACGCTCATCGCGAGTCAGAGCAACGCTACGGCATCGCCTACGGAGGGCGCAGGACACCCAATTGGCGGCGGCCATAGCGTAGTGGCCCAACAGGCAAGCGCTGACCAGTCGGGCCCACACCGCGGGCGTTTTCAGGTCCTGGACGACGACACTGGGAAGCCCGTCGCTAATCACCCGTATACCGTGACCGGCAGCGATGGCAGCACCATTACGGGAACGACCGACGAAGACGGGTATACGGACTGGCTCGAGACTGCCCGCGCCGCGTCCCTTTCTTTCAAGCGCTCGACCTGA
- a CDS encoding D-2-hydroxyacid dehydrogenase family protein, which yields MKIAILDDYQDAVRKLNCFEMLADHDVKVFNNTVRGLGQLASRLAEVEALVLIRERTPISSQLLAKLPNLRMISQTGRISSHIDLDACTDRGIAVLEGTGSPIAPAELTWALVMAAQRRIPQYVANLKQGAWQQSGLKTSALPPNFGLGQVLRGQTLGIWGYGKIGRLVAGYGKAFGMNVMIWGREHSLEAARADGYTAAESREALFEQSDVLSLHLRLHDDTRGIVKQEDLMRMKPTSLLVNTSRAELLEENALVNALSHNRPGMVAIDVYESEPILQGYSLLRMENVICTPHIGYVERESYELYFSAAFKNILAFDQGDTSSVVNPEALLPVRKR from the coding sequence ATGAAAATTGCCATCCTCGACGACTACCAGGACGCCGTCCGCAAGCTGAACTGCTTCGAGATGCTCGCCGACCACGACGTGAAGGTCTTCAACAACACGGTGCGCGGGCTGGGGCAACTCGCGAGCCGCCTCGCGGAAGTCGAGGCGCTCGTGCTGATTCGCGAACGCACACCGATCTCGTCGCAACTGCTTGCCAAATTGCCGAATCTGCGCATGATCAGCCAGACCGGCCGTATTTCGAGCCATATCGATCTCGACGCGTGTACCGACCGCGGGATCGCGGTGCTCGAAGGCACCGGCTCGCCGATCGCGCCGGCCGAACTGACGTGGGCGCTCGTGATGGCTGCGCAGCGCCGCATTCCGCAATACGTCGCGAACCTGAAGCAGGGCGCGTGGCAGCAGTCGGGGCTGAAGACGTCGGCGCTGCCGCCGAACTTCGGTCTCGGCCAGGTGCTGCGCGGGCAGACGCTCGGCATCTGGGGTTACGGCAAGATCGGCCGGCTCGTTGCCGGCTACGGCAAGGCGTTCGGGATGAACGTGATGATCTGGGGCCGCGAACATTCGCTCGAGGCCGCGCGCGCGGACGGCTACACCGCCGCCGAGAGCCGCGAAGCGCTGTTCGAGCAGAGCGACGTGCTGTCGCTGCACCTGCGGCTGCATGACGACACGCGCGGGATCGTCAAGCAGGAAGACTTGATGCGGATGAAGCCGACGTCGCTGCTCGTCAACACGAGCCGCGCGGAACTGCTCGAGGAAAACGCGCTCGTCAACGCGCTGTCGCACAACCGGCCGGGGATGGTCGCGATCGACGTGTACGAAAGCGAGCCGATCCTGCAGGGCTACAGCTTGCTGCGGATGGAAAACGTGATCTGCACGCCGCACATCGGCTACGTCGAACGCGAAAGCTACGAGCTGTATTTCAGTGCCGCGTTCAAGAACATCCTCGCGTTCGACCAGGGCGACACGTCGAGCGTCGTCAACCCGGAAGCGCTGCTGCCGGTCCGCAAGCGCTGA
- a CDS encoding GPO family capsid scaffolding protein, with translation MAQDTKKTKFFRIATEGATTDGRTIDRAMLEQMARSYDPAVYGARINMEHIRGLYPDGAFRSYGDVIALKAEEQDGKMRLLAQLSPTKDLIAMTTEQRQKVYTSMEVDPDFAGTGEAYLVGLAVTDNPASLGTEMLAFSAKNRAFDTRKLRPENLFSAAVEADIELEDDAPTRAGDAARSLFSKVRSLLNRKEASDDQRFSDLSQSVVAVAESQSQVLDQVERFSNELADVKRALKDAEARHSDLVQKLSRTDSDRQQRPTSTGGDNAVLTDC, from the coding sequence ATGGCACAGGACACGAAGAAGACGAAGTTTTTCCGGATCGCGACCGAAGGCGCGACCACGGACGGTCGCACGATCGATCGCGCGATGCTCGAACAAATGGCCCGCTCGTACGATCCCGCGGTGTACGGCGCGCGCATCAACATGGAACACATTCGCGGGCTTTATCCCGATGGCGCGTTTCGCTCGTATGGCGACGTGATTGCGCTGAAGGCCGAAGAGCAGGACGGCAAGATGCGTCTGCTCGCGCAGCTCTCGCCGACCAAGGATCTGATCGCGATGACCACCGAGCAGCGGCAGAAGGTCTACACGTCGATGGAGGTCGACCCCGACTTCGCGGGCACCGGCGAGGCATATCTGGTTGGTCTGGCCGTCACGGACAACCCGGCGAGCCTCGGCACCGAGATGCTCGCTTTCAGCGCGAAGAACCGTGCGTTCGACACGCGCAAGCTGCGCCCGGAAAACCTCTTCAGCGCCGCGGTGGAAGCCGACATCGAGCTTGAGGACGACGCCCCGACGCGCGCAGGCGACGCCGCGCGTTCGCTGTTCTCCAAGGTCCGCAGCCTGCTCAATCGCAAGGAAGCGTCCGACGATCAGCGCTTCTCCGATCTCTCGCAGTCGGTCGTGGCGGTCGCCGAAAGCCAGAGCCAGGTGCTCGATCAGGTCGAGCGGTTCAGCAACGAGCTGGCCGATGTGAAGCGCGCGCTGAAAGACGCTGAAGCGCGCCATTCCGATCTGGTGCAGAAGCTCTCGCGCACCGATAGCGATCGGCAGCAACGGCCGACGTCGACGGGCGGCGACAACGCCGTGCTGACCGACTGCTGA
- a CDS encoding PaaI family thioesterase — protein sequence MDENAVRELLDRLLAPWVRSLDLVPVSIGDDSVTLRLPFSGEFRHSGGVICGQVFTAAADTAMVVAISAALGEFRPMTTVSLNTNFMRPVRKGDVLVTARVLRMGRNLVFGEVELFDEDGKMAVHATSTYALTS from the coding sequence ATGGACGAGAACGCAGTCCGCGAATTGCTCGATCGCCTGCTGGCCCCGTGGGTCCGCTCGCTCGATCTGGTCCCCGTATCGATCGGCGACGACAGCGTCACGCTGCGCCTGCCGTTTTCCGGCGAATTCCGCCATTCGGGCGGCGTGATCTGCGGTCAGGTATTCACGGCCGCCGCCGACACCGCGATGGTCGTCGCCATCTCGGCCGCGCTCGGCGAGTTCCGGCCGATGACGACCGTCTCGCTGAACACGAACTTCATGCGTCCGGTGCGCAAGGGCGACGTGCTTGTGACCGCGCGCGTGCTGCGAATGGGCCGCAACCTCGTGTTCGGCGAAGTCGAACTGTTCGACGAGGACGGCAAGATGGCCGTCCACGCGACGTCGACCTACGCGCTGACGAGCTGA
- a CDS encoding terminase ATPase subunit family protein: MTALLTDSSDVDPRRRARDLYWQGYRIARIADMLGEKPATLYSWKRRDRWDETEPVDRVALSMEAQLIRLVVKEKKEGRDFKEIDLLTRQLDRLRTRPANDAKVSQCGSAGGTRRSRSADERNAFTDEQIEKLNDAFLESIFDYQRTWYRAGFKERIRNILKSRQIGATWYFAREALLDALNTGRNQIFLSASKAQAHVFRQYIVQFAKDTVGVELKGDPIVLPNGATLYFLGTNARTAQSYHGNLYFDEYFWVPRFQDLRKVASGMAIHSQWRQTYFSTPSSLAHDAYPFWSGALFNRGRPKDQRVSVDISNASLAAGRACGDGQWRQIVTVEDAVRGGCNLFDLERLKLEYSADEYANLLLCQFIDDSLSVFPLSALQPCMVDTWEVWDDFKPLYLRPFGDEDVWIGYDPSHTGDSAGCVVVAPPKYPGGKFRVLERFQWHGLDFEAQAGQIEALTRRYRVTYIGIDTTGIGQGVYQLVTKFFPAATPFHYSVEIKTALVMKAQNVIRKGRFEFDSGWKDLAASFMAIKKTLTPSGLQVTYKASRSEEASHGDLAWACMHALANEPLEGATGTNTGFMEIF; this comes from the coding sequence ATGACTGCACTTCTCACTGATTCATCTGACGTTGATCCACGCCGACGCGCACGTGATCTCTACTGGCAGGGCTATCGCATCGCGCGCATCGCCGACATGCTCGGTGAGAAGCCGGCCACGCTGTACAGCTGGAAGCGGCGCGATAGATGGGACGAGACCGAGCCGGTCGATCGCGTCGCGCTGTCGATGGAGGCGCAGCTGATTCGGCTCGTCGTGAAGGAGAAGAAAGAAGGGCGCGACTTCAAAGAGATTGACCTGCTGACGCGTCAGCTCGACCGGCTGCGCACGCGCCCGGCGAACGACGCGAAGGTGAGCCAATGCGGGAGCGCGGGCGGGACGAGACGGTCGCGCAGCGCGGACGAGCGCAACGCGTTCACCGACGAGCAGATCGAGAAGCTGAACGATGCATTCCTCGAATCGATCTTCGACTATCAGCGCACGTGGTATCGCGCGGGATTCAAGGAACGAATCCGCAACATCCTGAAGAGCCGGCAGATCGGCGCGACCTGGTACTTCGCGCGTGAGGCATTGCTCGACGCGCTGAACACCGGCCGCAATCAGATCTTCCTGTCGGCCAGCAAGGCGCAGGCGCACGTGTTCCGTCAGTACATCGTCCAGTTCGCGAAAGATACGGTGGGCGTTGAGCTGAAGGGCGACCCAATCGTGCTACCGAATGGCGCAACGCTGTACTTCCTCGGCACGAACGCGCGCACCGCGCAGAGCTACCACGGCAACCTGTATTTCGACGAGTACTTCTGGGTGCCGCGCTTTCAGGACCTGCGCAAGGTCGCGTCGGGCATGGCGATCCACTCGCAGTGGCGCCAGACGTATTTTTCGACGCCGTCGAGCCTCGCACACGACGCATATCCGTTCTGGTCCGGCGCGCTGTTCAACCGCGGCCGCCCGAAGGATCAGCGCGTGTCGGTCGACATCTCGAATGCCTCTCTCGCGGCGGGGCGCGCGTGCGGCGACGGCCAATGGCGGCAGATCGTGACCGTCGAGGACGCCGTGCGCGGTGGCTGCAACCTGTTCGACCTCGAGCGCCTGAAACTCGAATACAGCGCCGACGAATACGCGAACCTGCTGCTGTGTCAGTTCATCGACGACTCGCTGTCGGTGTTTCCGCTGTCGGCGCTGCAGCCCTGCATGGTCGATACGTGGGAAGTGTGGGACGACTTCAAGCCGCTGTATCTGCGCCCATTCGGCGACGAGGACGTCTGGATCGGCTATGACCCCTCGCACACGGGCGACAGCGCTGGCTGTGTCGTCGTGGCGCCGCCGAAGTATCCGGGCGGAAAGTTCCGCGTGCTCGAGCGGTTCCAGTGGCACGGCCTCGACTTTGAGGCGCAGGCCGGTCAGATCGAGGCGCTGACCCGGCGCTACCGGGTCACCTACATCGGCATCGATACGACCGGGATCGGGCAGGGCGTCTACCAGCTCGTCACGAAGTTCTTCCCGGCCGCGACGCCGTTCCACTACTCGGTGGAGATCAAGACCGCGCTCGTAATGAAGGCGCAGAACGTGATCCGCAAGGGCCGGTTCGAATTTGACTCGGGCTGGAAGGATCTCGCTGCGTCATTCATGGCAATCAAGAAGACGCTCACGCCCAGCGGCCTGCAGGTCACGTACAAGGCGAGCCGCTCAGAAGAGGCGAGCCACGGCGACCTCGCCTGGGCGTGCATGCACGCGCTCGCGAACGAGCCGCTCGAGGGGGCGACAGGTACCAACACCGGATTCATGGAGATTTTCTGA
- a CDS encoding VRR-NUC domain-containing protein, whose translation MTDYAQGGGSGSTAPGSGKTNPVRVRRNALDAKDRQALCAVICRCNAMPAIGVDGQKLKQQCVSGRLKAADAIGSHQSPYKAEINYDMSCDPPAPIMDSRIGTKAHDYLPGWIQKYWPGGLESYTPGVGNIRRPDVVIVNDPSLPPTQDNLKSVVEIKFPPDRVDPKQQDAYERIAGDPSKVATMGPNDCGCSDDQPNETESSQSALSQLGKLIGQGLKGSLGGPMPPPMPLPIP comes from the coding sequence ATGACAGACTACGCACAGGGGGGCGGATCCGGCTCGACGGCTCCGGGCAGCGGAAAAACAAACCCAGTACGCGTTCGACGAAATGCGCTCGACGCTAAGGACCGGCAAGCGCTCTGCGCCGTCATCTGCAGGTGCAATGCGATGCCGGCCATAGGCGTTGATGGACAGAAGCTAAAGCAGCAGTGTGTCAGCGGGAGGCTAAAGGCGGCGGACGCGATCGGGAGTCATCAGAGCCCATACAAGGCCGAAATCAACTACGACATGTCATGTGATCCGCCGGCTCCGATCATGGATTCGCGGATCGGCACTAAAGCGCACGATTATTTACCGGGCTGGATTCAGAAATACTGGCCGGGCGGTCTGGAAAGCTACACGCCAGGCGTGGGCAATATTCGCCGGCCCGATGTCGTGATCGTCAACGATCCGTCACTGCCGCCGACGCAGGACAACCTGAAATCTGTTGTGGAAATCAAGTTTCCGCCGGATCGCGTGGACCCGAAGCAGCAAGACGCATACGAACGCATCGCCGGCGACCCTTCAAAAGTCGCTACGATGGGGCCCAATGACTGCGGATGCTCCGACGATCAGCCGAACGAGACCGAATCCTCGCAATCCGCCCTGTCGCAACTCGGGAAATTGATCGGGCAAGGTCTGAAGGGAAGCCTCGGTGGCCCGATGCCGCCACCTATGCCTTTGCCCATCCCCTAA
- a CDS encoding phage portal protein: protein MSRKYRRGAARRAHDRSELTVDTQSAPATHAEVFSFGDPVAVLDRRELLDYAECMQMGNWYEPPLPLDGLARSFRAAPHHSSAIYVKRNILVQSYVEHPLLSRADFSRFVLEYLVFANSYLELRTNRLGQPMALKCSLAKYTRVGVEPGQYWFVTNVREPHAFPAGAVYHLYEPDLNQEIYGLPEYLSALNSTWLNESATLFRRRYYKNGSHAGFILYMTDAAEKQEDVDNLRAALKNAKGPGNFRNLFMYAPKGKKDGIQLLPIGEVAAKDEFWNIKKVTVEDQLAAHRVPPQLMGIIPSNAGGFGDVRKAAEVFNELEIEPLKARLQEVNDWLGVEVVRFRRHTPVL, encoded by the coding sequence ATGTCACGCAAGTATCGACGCGGCGCCGCGCGCCGCGCACACGACCGCAGCGAGCTGACGGTCGACACGCAGTCAGCGCCGGCTACGCACGCGGAAGTGTTCTCGTTCGGCGACCCGGTTGCCGTGCTCGACCGACGCGAGCTGCTCGACTACGCCGAGTGCATGCAGATGGGGAACTGGTATGAGCCGCCGCTTCCGCTGGACGGTCTCGCGCGCTCGTTCCGCGCCGCGCCGCATCACAGCTCGGCTATCTACGTGAAGCGCAACATCCTCGTGCAGTCGTACGTCGAGCATCCGCTGCTGTCGCGCGCAGACTTCAGCCGGTTCGTACTCGAGTATCTGGTCTTCGCGAACAGCTACCTCGAACTGCGCACAAATCGGCTGGGGCAGCCGATGGCGTTGAAATGCTCGCTCGCGAAATACACGCGGGTCGGGGTCGAGCCGGGCCAGTATTGGTTCGTGACGAACGTGCGCGAGCCGCACGCGTTTCCGGCAGGCGCCGTCTATCACCTGTACGAGCCCGACCTGAATCAGGAGATTTACGGGCTGCCCGAATACCTCTCGGCGCTGAATTCGACGTGGCTAAATGAGAGCGCGACCCTCTTTCGGCGGCGCTACTACAAGAACGGCAGCCACGCCGGCTTCATCCTGTACATGACCGACGCGGCCGAGAAGCAGGAGGACGTCGACAATCTGCGCGCGGCGCTGAAGAACGCGAAGGGGCCGGGCAACTTCCGGAACCTGTTTATGTACGCGCCTAAGGGTAAGAAGGACGGCATTCAGTTGCTGCCGATCGGCGAGGTTGCGGCGAAGGACGAATTCTGGAACATCAAGAAGGTGACGGTAGAAGATCAGCTCGCGGCGCACCGGGTGCCGCCGCAGCTGATGGGCATCATCCCGTCGAACGCTGGAGGGTTCGGTGACGTTCGTAAGGCGGCGGAGGTGTTCAACGAACTCGAGATCGAGCCGCTAAAAGCGCGGCTGCAGGAGGTGAACGACTGGCTCGGCGTCGAGGTCGTCCGCTTTCGCCGGCACACGCCGGTCCTATAG
- a CDS encoding YoaK family protein — translation MPINYLREFTTPERNDATNRRLGRSLAFVAGATNAGGFFAVGQYTSHMSGIVSSLTDSVVLGDIKVVVAGCCSLLSFLVGAATSAILINWGRRKRLSSQYAMPLMLEATLLLFFGLLGSRLETRHVLFVPATVCLLCYVMGLQNAMITKISKAEIRTTHVTGLVTDIGIELGKLCYWNTRASCRDLVRADRQKLNLLGSLLLAFVTGGLAGAFGFRNVGFASIVPLAIVLIALAVVPVLDDMRALRS, via the coding sequence ATGCCGATCAATTACCTCCGCGAATTTACAACGCCCGAGCGCAACGACGCGACGAATCGCCGCCTCGGAAGATCGCTTGCGTTCGTCGCGGGTGCGACCAACGCCGGTGGATTTTTCGCTGTTGGCCAGTACACATCGCATATGTCTGGCATCGTGTCATCGCTGACCGATAGCGTCGTGCTGGGCGACATTAAGGTCGTCGTGGCAGGGTGCTGCTCTTTGCTCTCTTTCCTCGTTGGCGCCGCCACGTCCGCTATCTTGATCAATTGGGGCCGCCGTAAGCGTTTGAGCAGCCAATACGCGATGCCGCTGATGCTTGAAGCTACACTGCTGCTCTTCTTCGGCCTTCTTGGCTCAAGACTTGAAACGCGCCATGTGCTCTTTGTACCTGCAACCGTCTGCCTCCTCTGCTATGTGATGGGGCTGCAGAACGCCATGATTACAAAGATCTCGAAGGCGGAGATACGTACGACACACGTCACTGGTCTTGTGACAGATATCGGGATTGAGCTTGGTAAGCTATGTTATTGGAACACTCGAGCAAGCTGCCGGGATCTCGTTCGCGCGGACCGACAAAAACTAAATCTTCTCGGATCTCTATTGCTGGCATTCGTAACGGGTGGACTAGCAGGAGCATTCGGTTTCCGCAACGTCGGCTTCGCCTCAATTGTTCCTCTTGCAATTGTCCTCATTGCGCTTGCTGTTGTGCCAGTTCTCGATGACATGCGCGCCTTGCGAAGTTAG
- a CDS encoding phage major capsid protein, P2 family yields MRNDTRALYNRYVERIEQLNGISDATKKFSVVPSVQQTLETKIQESSAFLSRINIHGVEEMEGDKIGLGVSGPIASRTDTTKRARETRDVSALDNQKYRCEKTNYDTHIRYQQLDAWAKFPDFQARVRDSIIVRQALDRIMIGWNGERVAADTDLVANPLLQDVNIGWLQQYRNNAKERVFSGAKVGKGEEFKNLDAVVTLARNEFLDPWYAEDPNLVVICGRELLQDKYFPLINQAQPSTETLATDIVVSQKRLGNLPAVTVPYFPAHALMVTRLDNLSIYWQISARRRSLKEVPERDRVENYESSNDAYVIEQYGAGCVVENIQLVDDAPAAAQGGA; encoded by the coding sequence ATGCGGAACGACACCCGCGCGCTATATAACCGCTACGTCGAGCGTATTGAACAACTGAACGGCATCAGCGATGCGACGAAGAAGTTTTCCGTCGTGCCCAGCGTGCAGCAAACGCTCGAAACGAAAATTCAGGAATCGAGCGCATTCCTCTCTCGGATCAACATCCACGGCGTCGAGGAAATGGAAGGCGACAAGATCGGCCTCGGTGTGTCCGGCCCGATCGCGAGCCGCACCGATACGACCAAGCGCGCGCGTGAGACACGCGACGTCTCGGCGCTCGACAACCAGAAGTACCGCTGCGAGAAGACGAACTACGACACCCATATTCGCTACCAACAGCTCGACGCGTGGGCGAAGTTTCCGGACTTCCAGGCGCGTGTGCGCGATTCGATCATTGTGCGCCAGGCGCTCGACCGCATCATGATCGGCTGGAACGGCGAGCGCGTCGCAGCCGACACCGATCTCGTGGCGAATCCGCTGCTGCAGGACGTGAACATCGGCTGGCTGCAGCAGTATCGGAACAACGCGAAGGAACGCGTGTTCTCCGGTGCCAAGGTCGGCAAGGGCGAGGAATTCAAGAACCTCGACGCCGTCGTCACGCTCGCGCGCAACGAGTTCCTCGACCCGTGGTACGCGGAAGACCCGAATCTCGTCGTGATCTGTGGGCGCGAGCTGCTGCAGGACAAGTATTTCCCGCTCATCAACCAGGCGCAGCCGTCGACCGAAACGCTCGCGACCGACATCGTCGTGTCGCAGAAGCGACTCGGCAACCTGCCGGCCGTCACCGTCCCGTACTTTCCGGCTCACGCGCTGATGGTCACGCGACTGGACAACCTGTCGATTTACTGGCAAATCAGCGCGCGCCGGCGCTCGCTGAAGGAAGTTCCCGAGCGCGATCGCGTCGAAAACTACGAAAGCTCGAACGATGCGTACGTGATCGAGCAGTACGGCGCCGGCTGCGTGGTCGAAAACATCCAGCTCGTCGACGACGCACCGGCTGCTGCGCAGGGTGGTGCATGA
- a CDS encoding patatin-like phospholipase family protein, with protein sequence MFDQIVFAGGGNRCWWQAGFWDVAQPALGLRPRVIAGISAGAATACMLYTRDAAWVMRYYEEALRENRKNVYWRNLFGREPMFPHYRIYRQALLDIYGEPFAQLASAPEIRIGVSHVPRWLGARSAVAAGLVAYNIEKYLRKTLHPTLGRTLGFRPEFVRAQDCAHVDELADLILQSSCTPPFTPVLRRGGRPVLDGGMVDNVPVGALDASPGDVLVLVTRRYPRPQMFTVAHGDQRRLYVQPSTKVPISSWDYTSPSQMQHAYDLGRRDGEHFLARVGAMTDGRVAA encoded by the coding sequence ATGTTCGACCAGATCGTTTTCGCGGGCGGCGGCAATCGCTGCTGGTGGCAGGCCGGTTTCTGGGACGTCGCGCAGCCGGCGCTCGGCCTGCGCCCGCGCGTGATCGCCGGCATTTCGGCCGGCGCGGCGACGGCCTGCATGCTGTACACGCGCGATGCCGCGTGGGTGATGCGCTATTACGAAGAGGCGCTGCGCGAGAACCGGAAGAACGTGTACTGGCGCAATCTGTTCGGCCGCGAGCCGATGTTTCCGCACTACCGGATCTACCGGCAGGCGCTGCTCGACATCTACGGCGAGCCGTTCGCGCAGCTCGCGAGCGCGCCGGAGATCCGTATCGGCGTGTCGCACGTGCCGCGCTGGCTCGGCGCGCGCAGCGCCGTGGCCGCGGGCCTCGTCGCGTACAACATCGAAAAGTACCTGCGCAAGACGCTGCATCCGACGCTCGGCCGCACACTGGGCTTTCGTCCCGAATTCGTGCGCGCGCAGGATTGCGCGCACGTCGACGAGCTGGCCGACCTGATCCTGCAGTCGTCGTGTACGCCGCCGTTTACGCCGGTGCTGCGGCGCGGCGGCCGGCCGGTGCTCGACGGCGGGATGGTGGACAACGTGCCGGTCGGCGCGCTCGACGCCTCGCCGGGCGACGTGCTGGTGCTCGTCACGCGGCGGTATCCGCGTCCGCAGATGTTTACGGTCGCGCACGGCGATCAGCGTCGGCTGTACGTGCAGCCGTCGACGAAGGTGCCGATTTCCAGCTGGGATTACACGAGCCCGTCGCAGATGCAGCACGCATACGATCTCGGGCGCCGCGACGGTGAACATTTTCTCGCGCGCGTCGGCGCGATGACGGACGGCCGCGTCGCCGCGTGA